The following is a genomic window from Paenibacillus sp. FSL R5-0766.
GTTTAGAAGCAGCTTTGGTCAGATTCCCTTCCTGTGCAACACACTGAAATATTCTAAGATCCCCGCTCTCCATGGTCCCTCCACTCTGACATCATTCATAATGATATCCGATTCATTACCAATCATTATACTTCATGTGTAAACCGGACTACAATTCATGTAGATCCCTAACCAGTCATCTGACTGGATGATGATAAGGAGTGTTCAGCATGACATACTGGAAAAATAGAGTTGCTCTGATCACAGGTGGTGGAACAGGTATAGGACGTGCTGTAAGTGAGGTGCTCGCTGAACGCGGAGCCTTGGTCGCTGTCAACTATTCCCGCTCACAAGATGCAGCAAGAGAGACTGTTCAACACATTTTGGATACGGGAGGCCATGCATTCGCCGTTCAAGCTAATGTTGCCAATGATCTTGATGTCCGGCGGATGGTCACTACAGTAACTGAAACCTATGGCCCAATCACTGCACTTGTAAATAACGCCGGAATCACGCACCATATCCCCATGCACGATCTGGAGTCTGTTACTGATGACATCTGGAATGAGCTGGTTGATGTGAATGTGAAAGGCATGTTTCATTGCGCTCGTGCAGTGACGGAAGGTATGAGACAGGCTGGCGCTGGTTCTATCGTAAATCTGGGCAGTATCGCAGGCAGTACGGGTTCGGGCTCCTCCCTCCCTTACGCCGTCTCCAAAGCGGCAGTTCATGGTCTGACCTTATCACTTGCGCACGCACTCTCACCACACATTCGGGTGAATGCTATCGTCCCTGGCGCAGTTGCTACAAGGTGGTGGGCTGGAAATGAGGAGCGAATGCATCGTCTCGGTGGAGAGCTGTTATTACAGCACATTGCCTCACCTGAGGATATCGCGCACATGATCTGTGCTGCGCTGGAACAGCAATCCATGACCGGGCAGCTAATTACTGTAGATAGCGGACAGACGTTATGAGCTCCAGTCATGATAAAGATACCCGGGTCATAGAACCATTAAAATATACACTATTGATCATTTTGACAACGCTAATCATGGGTACTTCTTTTCCAGTTGGCAAGATCGGCATGTTATATGCCCCACCTTTCCTGCTCATGGGCATACGTTATATACTGGCAGGTGGCTTGATGGCCTTGTTCCTTCGTAAACGTCCTTTGCCTACTGGATGGCAGTCTTGGTTGAAAATAATCCTCATTGGTCTGTTCCAATCCGCAGGAGTGATGGGCTGCGCCTACTACAGCATGAACTGGATTACATCCGGTGAATCCGCCATTATTACGTTTACCAATCCGTTACTGGTCATTATCCTCAGTGCTCTCTTATATAGAGTGACCTACCGTTTCAGTCAGTGGATCGGTGTTATACTCGGTTTCATCGGGATTATGTTAACTTTTGGATGGCAGATGAGCTTTAGCCCCGGAACCTGGATTGGATTTGGTGGAGCGATCTCCTTTGCCGTGTCCACATTGCTCATCAAACGCTGGGGTAATGGCTATGATACTTTTGTCTTAACAGCCTATCAGATGCTTGCTGGAGGTGCTGCGTTGCTTCTGCTGAGCGTATGGACTGAACAGCCTCACTTTATGGTCAATACCACCTCGGTTATGGCGCTGCTCTGGTTAACGCTTGTGTGCTCCATCATTCAGTTTTCACTCTGGTTTTACCTGCTGCAGAATAGTGACCCAGCCCAAACCAGTTCGTATCTGTTTCTGGCACCGTTCTTTGGTGTACTATCGAGTTGGATTTTGCTGGGAGAGCACGTTCAGTGGTTTGCATTGGCAGGCGGTTTATTCATTGGTGTTGGCATATTCCTGGTGAACCGTCGCTCATCCAGATTGAGAAATAGCGTAACATAACTTAAACTTCTTTATCGTTCTTCCTTGGAAGATGAATCATTTCTCGTACAAAAGCAAAAAAGGCATGCGCTTATGGGACTTTCCCATGAACGTCATGCCTTTTGTTGCATTAGTAAACTCTATCTATCTAACCAAGCTCTGGCCAACCCTGAATGGTTACGGGTTCGCCATCGGGATTATGTGTTGCAGCCGCATAGATCGGCAGTTCACCCTCGTGGAACAACCACAATTCGTGCAAGGCCCGTGTACAACCAACGTACAACAGCTTTGCATCACCCGCATTGGGCAAATAATGCTTCTGGTCTACGTCTGCCACAATAACGGCATCAAACTCCAACCCTTTGGACAGATAGACTGGTAAAACGGAGTGTCCACCCGTGTACTGCTTTTTGCCACCATCGATCAGATTCAGATCCCAGCCTGCGTCCTGAAGTTCACGATGAAGTTCCTCTGCTTCATGCAGTGTACGGGTCAGAATGGAGACCGTTCGGTAGTCTTTGACGGTTAACACCTTCAAAGCCTCTTCAAGGCTCGCCGTCCGCCCTTCGCCTCCATAAGCCAACGTCCGAACCGGATCACCACTGCGGAAAACAGGAATCGCCGTAATCCCGCTCTTGACACCACGTTCCAGAATCGTATTGGCATAATCGATAATTTCCATCGTCGAACGATAACTTCGGGTTAACGCAAAGTATGCATTCTGTTCCTCAGGAAACAGAGAACTCATCTCTTCCCACGCATGAACACCACGGTACTCATGAATGCCTTGGGACAAGTCACCCAGTATGGTGAAGGAATGCCCTTTGACGAACTGATCCAATAACGCCACATGGAATGGTGAAAAGTCCTGCGCTTCATCAATCACGACATGATCAAACCGCTCCGAACCCTCAATATCATGAACCAATGTATGAATGTATACCAATGCAGGCAGATCCTCTTCACGGACGATATCCTGTTTCAGATCTGCTGCCGTTTGTTTCATTACGCCTTTGGGGATGAGCCCGCTGAGCGAGGCTGGCACAGAACCACCCTTTGCAGCTTTAAACAGCTGTTTATATAACGTAAGCGGCTCGTATTGCGGCCATTTTTTGGCATAAGCTTTCTCACGAGTAGATGCTTTTTTCTTGCGTTCTTTGCGCACAGCTTCTGGCATCGGTTTCTTAAGTTCCATCTCAATCCAGCGGTGAACTCTCGCCATGACCCGTTCTTTGCGTTTGGCCAGCGGATAATGTTTGTATTCCTCACCAAACCAGTTCTCGATCTCCGTCTTGCTGAGCACCTTACCATCCCATGGACTGAAGTCCATATCCGGTACGGAATCCGCTTCCATGCCCGACAGCCACTCTCGAATAAGCTCCATGAAACGGATCGATCCTTTGTAACGTCCAGGTACATCATCATTCAATTCAGGTCGTGCATCTGGAGTTTCGAACCAGGTGTTCAATGTATCCGACGTATTCGCCAAAGGCATCTCCAGCCCCAGCAAGTTCATCGCCCAATCCGGGAATGTCCGTTGCTGGATGTCCCCTACTCCAAGTTCCGGAAGCACATCCGAGATGTAATCCAGGAACATGTGGTTGGGTGCAAAAATAACCATTTTCTCTGCAGATACCTGCTCCTTGTACTGATATAGCAAAAAGGCCAGCCGATGCAGGGCAACCGT
Proteins encoded in this region:
- a CDS encoding SDR family NAD(P)-dependent oxidoreductase produces the protein MTYWKNRVALITGGGTGIGRAVSEVLAERGALVAVNYSRSQDAARETVQHILDTGGHAFAVQANVANDLDVRRMVTTVTETYGPITALVNNAGITHHIPMHDLESVTDDIWNELVDVNVKGMFHCARAVTEGMRQAGAGSIVNLGSIAGSTGSGSSLPYAVSKAAVHGLTLSLAHALSPHIRVNAIVPGAVATRWWAGNEERMHRLGGELLLQHIASPEDIAHMICAALEQQSMTGQLITVDSGQTL
- a CDS encoding EamA family transporter, producing the protein MSSSHDKDTRVIEPLKYTLLIILTTLIMGTSFPVGKIGMLYAPPFLLMGIRYILAGGLMALFLRKRPLPTGWQSWLKIILIGLFQSAGVMGCAYYSMNWITSGESAIITFTNPLLVIILSALLYRVTYRFSQWIGVILGFIGIMLTFGWQMSFSPGTWIGFGGAISFAVSTLLIKRWGNGYDTFVLTAYQMLAGGAALLLLSVWTEQPHFMVNTTSVMALLWLTLVCSIIQFSLWFYLLQNSDPAQTSSYLFLAPFFGVLSSWILLGEHVQWFALAGGLFIGVGIFLVNRRSSRLRNSVT
- a CDS encoding UvrD-helicase domain-containing protein, with the protein product MSDSFQSAYQEEEYRLERTMEEVDSQLERLQNIPVYTGHDFTEQVLEAGREERRTALSKSAQQPYFGRLDFEEQGSGARKPLYIGKIGVDREEVGEHPLVIDWRAPVASLFYSFTGGEASATYEAPEGLIEGLVYLKRNVVIRQRILERVADTYNRDSDQPAVSDEFLVYRLGENKDNKLRDIVSTIQAEQDLIIRAARNTALIIQGVAGSGKTTVALHRLAFLLYQYKEQVSAEKMVIFAPNHMFLDYISDVLPELGVGDIQQRTFPDWAMNLLGLEMPLANTSDTLNTWFETPDARPELNDDVPGRYKGSIRFMELIREWLSGMEADSVPDMDFSPWDGKVLSKTEIENWFGEEYKHYPLAKRKERVMARVHRWIEMELKKPMPEAVRKERKKKASTREKAYAKKWPQYEPLTLYKQLFKAAKGGSVPASLSGLIPKGVMKQTAADLKQDIVREEDLPALVYIHTLVHDIEGSERFDHVVIDEAQDFSPFHVALLDQFVKGHSFTILGDLSQGIHEYRGVHAWEEMSSLFPEEQNAYFALTRSYRSTMEIIDYANTILERGVKSGITAIPVFRSGDPVRTLAYGGEGRTASLEEALKVLTVKDYRTVSILTRTLHEAEELHRELQDAGWDLNLIDGGKKQYTGGHSVLPVYLSKGLEFDAVIVADVDQKHYLPNAGDAKLLYVGCTRALHELWLFHEGELPIYAAATHNPDGEPVTIQGWPELG